A single region of the Streptomyces sp. NBC_00425 genome encodes:
- a CDS encoding family 43 glycosylhydrolase: MDFTRRQLGRLAAVGAGALVLPGLLPSSRAAAATPPAGTWGDQGDGSYVNPVLPGDFSDWDCIRVGADYYGITSTFGYSPGMAVLHSKDLVNWRTLGGVVDDVTRIGPLLNWDRMNRFGRGVWAGSIRFHSGRYWVYFNTPDEGFFMSSAPSPAGPWEPLTAVWRTSGWDDPCPFWDDDGQGYLVTTHYSDGYKIHLFKLSEDGKSLVGPSTVIHQSPGSEANKLYKINGVYYHLFSEVKPEGRVLMMNRGSSLYGPFETRQLAHVNTPVDRDPNQGGLVQAPDGNWYFVTHHGHGDWEGRPLSLLPVTWVDGWPILGSVGADGIGNMAWTGQVPVGGTPGLPVDALPPVVTGDLFTDTLLKPQWEWYYQPRADHWSLTERPGFLRLKAFAPLAADNLTKVGNTLTQRVLRTAGGATVTVRLELAGLADGQHAGLCHYSGTYAGLGVRRSGTTTTIAHNAGGALTSGPTITQNAVWLRTSWNVNGVSQFSYSLDGNTFTSFGGTYQLTWGGYRGDRIGLYTYNPSGTGYVDVESVQYTVAPARVYQCVSVRSGKVADVAGASNADGATVLQWRDTGKPNQQWAFQSTGDGYHTVSCVNSGKVLDVAGSSTADGAAVVQMTADGRTSQQWELRPQTGGEFMLVNRNSGKVLDVKGGSTADGAALIQYRDVGSSNQRWTFRRVTA, encoded by the coding sequence ATGGACTTCACCAGACGACAGCTCGGCCGGCTCGCCGCGGTCGGCGCCGGGGCCCTCGTGTTACCCGGCCTGCTGCCATCGAGCAGGGCGGCGGCGGCCACACCCCCGGCCGGCACGTGGGGCGACCAGGGCGACGGCAGCTACGTCAACCCCGTCCTCCCGGGCGACTTCAGCGACTGGGACTGCATCCGGGTCGGCGCCGACTACTACGGCATCACCAGCACGTTCGGTTACTCGCCCGGCATGGCCGTCCTGCACTCCAAGGACCTGGTCAACTGGCGGACGCTCGGCGGCGTGGTCGACGACGTCACCCGCATCGGACCGCTGCTGAACTGGGACCGGATGAACCGCTTCGGCCGCGGCGTGTGGGCCGGGTCGATCCGTTTCCACTCAGGCCGGTACTGGGTGTACTTCAACACCCCCGACGAGGGCTTCTTCATGTCGTCCGCCCCGTCGCCGGCCGGGCCGTGGGAGCCGTTGACGGCGGTGTGGCGGACCTCCGGCTGGGACGACCCATGCCCGTTCTGGGACGACGACGGCCAGGGCTACCTGGTCACCACGCACTACTCGGACGGCTACAAGATCCACCTGTTCAAGCTGTCCGAGGACGGGAAGTCGCTGGTCGGCCCGTCCACGGTCATCCACCAGTCCCCGGGCAGCGAGGCCAACAAGCTCTACAAGATCAACGGCGTCTATTACCACCTGTTCAGCGAGGTGAAGCCGGAGGGCCGGGTGCTCATGATGAACCGCGGCTCCAGCCTCTACGGCCCGTTCGAGACACGGCAGTTGGCGCACGTCAACACCCCGGTGGACCGCGACCCCAACCAGGGCGGGCTGGTGCAGGCCCCGGACGGCAACTGGTACTTCGTGACTCATCACGGCCACGGCGACTGGGAGGGGCGACCACTGTCGCTGCTGCCCGTGACCTGGGTGGACGGCTGGCCGATCCTGGGCTCGGTGGGCGCGGACGGCATAGGCAACATGGCGTGGACGGGTCAGGTGCCTGTCGGCGGCACGCCCGGCTTGCCGGTCGACGCGCTGCCCCCCGTGGTGACCGGCGACCTGTTCACCGACACCCTCCTCAAACCGCAGTGGGAGTGGTACTACCAGCCGCGCGCGGACCACTGGTCGCTCACCGAACGCCCCGGCTTCCTGCGGCTGAAGGCATTCGCACCGCTGGCGGCCGACAACCTCACCAAGGTGGGCAACACCCTCACCCAACGGGTGCTGCGCACCGCGGGCGGCGCGACGGTGACGGTACGCCTCGAACTGGCCGGCCTCGCCGACGGCCAGCACGCGGGACTGTGCCACTACTCGGGGACCTACGCCGGGCTGGGCGTCCGACGTTCCGGGACCACCACCACGATCGCGCACAATGCCGGCGGCGCCCTGACCTCGGGACCGACGATCACGCAGAACGCCGTGTGGCTGCGCACCTCCTGGAACGTCAACGGAGTGAGCCAGTTCTCCTACAGCCTCGACGGGAACACCTTCACCTCGTTCGGCGGCACCTACCAGCTCACCTGGGGCGGATACCGCGGTGACCGGATCGGCCTCTACACCTACAACCCGAGCGGCACCGGCTACGTCGACGTGGAGTCGGTGCAATACACCGTCGCACCCGCCAGGGTGTACCAGTGCGTCAGCGTGCGCAGCGGCAAGGTCGCCGACGTCGCCGGCGCCTCGAACGCGGACGGCGCCACCGTGCTGCAATGGCGCGACACCGGCAAGCCGAACCAGCAGTGGGCCTTCCAGTCCACAGGGGACGGGTACCACACCGTCTCGTGCGTGAACAGCGGCAAGGTGCTCGACGTCGCGGGGTCCTCGACGGCGGACGGCGCGGCGGTCGTGCAGATGACCGCGGACGGCCGGACGAGCCAGCAGTGGGAGCTGCGCCCGCAGACCGGCGGCGAATTCATGCTGGTCAACCGGAACAGCGGCAAGGTGCTCGACGTCAAGGGGGGCAGTACGGCCGACGGAGCCGCGCTGATCCAGTACCGCGACGTCGGCAGCTCCAACCAGCGATGGACCTTCCGCCGGGTCACCGCCTGA